From the Porphyrobacter sp. CACIAM 03H1 genome, the window TCACCGCCGCGCCGCGGTCCTCGTCATATCCGCCCGGCCGGGCAGGGGCGGCATCGAGCGCGTCGGTGCCGTAGAAGGCGTCGTAGAGGCTCCCCCAGCGCGCATTCGCGGCGTTGAGCAGGAAGCGGGCGTTGAGGATCGGCACCACCAGCTGCGGCCCGGCCATGGTCGCGATCTCGGGATCGACGTTCTGCGTGCCGATCTGGAAGTCAGCGGGCTCGGGGACGAGGTAGCCGATCTCGGTCAGGAATGCCTTGTAGGCCGCCGCGTCGTGAGGCTTGCCCGCCCGCTCCACGTGCCATGCGTCGATCTGCGCCTGGAGGCTTTCCCGCTTGGCCAGCAGCGCCCGGTTCCTCGGGGCGAACTCGGCCAGCAGCGCCGCGAAACCCTGCCAGAAGGCGTCCACATCGCGCCCCAGCGGCCCCAGCACTTCGCTTTCGAGGAAGGCGGCCAACCGGGAGTCGATGCTCACTCCGGCGCGGGCGGTCATGTCAGTCATGGTAGTCCTCGTGTGGTAAGCGTGAAGCCGAACCCGGGGAGGAGAGGACGGGCCGCCCTATGGCGCAGCGCTGCCACGATTGCAACGGGTTGGACTAGCGCCTTGAGACGGCTAGAGGGAGGTCATGGACGGGACCATGGGAACGATAGACCCAGCCGCGATGCTGGCGCAGGTGCGCGCGTGGAGCGCGATCAACACCGGCACGTCCAATCTCGCCGGGCTGGCCGAACAGGCCGATGCTCTGGCCGAGGCCTTCGCGGTGCTGCCCGGAACGGTCGAGCAGGTCGATCCCGCCCCCGTCACCGCCATCGCCGCCGACGGCACTGCGTTCGACAAGCCCCACGGCCGGCATCTGGTGGTGCGGGTGCGCCCGCAGGCGAACCGGCGCATTCTGCTGACCGGCCACATGGACACGGTGTTTCCCGCCGATCACCCGTTCCAGCACCAGCGCTGGCTCGACGGGGAGACGCTGAACGGCCCCGGCGTCGCCGACATGAAGGGCGGGATCGCGGTGATGCTGCATGCGCTGATGGCCTTCGAGGCCACCCCCGGCGCCTCGGCCCTCGGCTACGACGTTCTCATCAATTCCGACGAGGAGACCGGCTCTCTCGCCAGCGCGGCGCTGATCGCCGAGCTGGCGGCGGGCAAGATGGCGGCGCTCACCTACGAGCCCGCCGCGCTGCCCGACGGCACGCTGGCGCACGAGCGGGGCGGCACGGGCAATTATTCGATCACGATCACCGGCAAGAGCGCCCACGCCGGTCGCAATCCGCACGAGGGGCGCAACGCCATCGTCGCGGCGGCTGACCTGATCCTGCGACTCAAGGCGCTGGAGACGCCCGAGATCACGATCAACCCGGCCAAGCTCGAAGGCGGGTCGGCCAACAATGTCGTGCCAGACCATGCCGTGCTGCGCTTCAACATCCGCCCGCGGAGCGTGGAAGCGGGTGCGGCGTTCGACCATGCGCTCGACCACCTGCTGATCGACATCCAGGCAGCCCACGAGGTCGCCACCCGCCGCCACGGCGGTGTCACCCGCCCGCCGAAAAAGGTCGATGCCGCCGCACAGAGGCTGTTCGATCTCGTGCGCGCCTGCGGGGCCGAGCTCGGGCAGGACATCCGCTGGCAATCGACCGGCGGGGTGTGCGACGGCAACAACATCGCGGCCTGCGGGGTGCCGGTGGTCGACACGATGGGAGTGCGCGGCGGCGCGATCCATTCGCCGGACGAATATCTCATCGTCCCCAGTCTTGCCGAGCGTGCCGCCCTGTCCGCGCGCGTCATCACCCGCCTTTCCCAAGGAGCCCTCAATTGACCTTCCGCCTGCGCGCCGCGCGCCCCGCCGATCTCGAGGCGCTCTACGAGATGGCCAAGCTGACCGGTGGAGGCTTCACCAACCTTCCGCCCGACCGCGCGGCGCTACGCACCAAGCTCGAGCGGGCCGAGGCGGCCTTTGCGCGCGATGGCGATACGCTCGGCGACGAGCTCTTCGTGCTGGTGCTCGAGAACGCCCGCACCGGCGCGGTACGCGGCACCTGCCAGCTGATGAGCCAGGTCGGCCAGCGCTGGCCGTTCTACTCCTACCGGCTCAACACGCTGACCCAGTATTCGCAGGAACTCGACCGCACGGTGCGCGCGGAACTGCTCAGCCTCGTCACCGATCTGGAAGGGTCGAGCGAGGTCGGCGGGCTGTTCCTCCACCCCAACGAGCGCGCCGGGGGCCTCGGCCTGCTGCTCGCCCGCTCGCGCTATCTGTTTGTCGCAATGCACCGCCCGCGCTTTGCCGAGCGCATCCTTGCGGAACTGCGCGGCATCATCGACGAGCGCGGCGGGTCGCCCTTCTGGGAGGGCGTGGCGGGGCGCTTCTTCGGGATGAATTTCCAGGACGCGGACTATTTCAACGCGATCCACGGCAACCAGTTCATCGCCGACCTCATGCCGAAGCACCCGGTCTATGTCGCGATGCTGAGCGAGGATGCGAGGAGCGTGATCGGCATCCCCCACCCCACGGGCCGCGCGGCGATGCGGATGCTCGAGGACGAGGGCTTCCGCTTCGAGAACTATGTCGACATCTTCGACGGCGGCCCGACGATGGTCGCGCGGACCGACAATGTCACCAGCGTGCGAAACAGCAGCGAGGCCCGGGTCACCGCGCTCGACGTGGCCGAGGGCGAACGCGCGATCCTCGCCACCGGCCGCCTCGGCACCTTCCGCGCCTGCTTCGGCGCGAGGGTGCTGGACAGCGAGGGCGGCATCGCGATCGACAGCGCCAGCGCCGACCTGCTCGATGTGCGGGCGGGCGACATGGTGTGGAGCGTGGCGCGGTAGCCAACCCTTTCCCCGTTCGTGTCGAGCGAAGTCGAGACACGACCAGCCCCGGGGTTCTCGACTTCGCTCGAACCGAACGGACATTTGCATGCTCACCGAGATCAATTTCGACGGGATCGTCGGCCCTTCGCACAATTATGCCGGCCTCAGCCTCGGCAACATCGCCAGCGCGAGCCATGCGGGCGATCCGTCCTATCCGCGCGCGGCGGCGTTGCAGGGGGTGGCGAAGATGCGCGGCAACCTCGGGCGGCTGGGCGTGCAAGGCTTCCTCTTGCCCCTGCCCCGCCCGAACCGCGCGCTCGAGGCCGCGCTCGCGCTCGACGGCACCGAGCCCGCGCAGCTGCGCGCGGTGCCGTGGTCGGCCTCCTCGATGTGGACCGCCAATGCGGCGACGGTCAGCCCCGCCCCGGACACTGCCGACGGGCGCTGCCATCTCACCCCCGCGAACCTCGTCACGATGCTCCACCGCGCGCAGGAATGGCCCGACACGCAGGCGCAGCTGAAGATCGCCTTCGCCGACACCCGCCACTTCGCGATCCACGACGCCGTGCCGCCGACCTTCGGCGACGAGGGCGCGGCCAATCACATGCGGCTGTGCGAGAGCCACGAGGCACCGGGCGTCGAGGTGTTCGTCTACGGCAGGCCCGGCGGCCGCTTCCCCGCGCGCCAGCACGAACAGGCGAGCCGCCTCGTCGCCCGCGCCCACGGCCTCGCACCGGAGCGCACCGTGTTCATCGAGCAGAACCCCGAGGCGATCGCGGCGGGTGCCTTCCACAATGACGTGGTCGCGGTGGCCAACGGGCGGGTGCTGTTCACCCACGACATGGCCTTCGCCGACCAGCAGGGCGCCTATGCTGCGATCCGCGCCGCCTTCCCCGCGCTCGAGGTGGTCGAGGTGCCCTCCTCCGCCGTCAGCCTCGAGGAGGCGATCCGCACCTATCTGTTCAACGCGCAGCTCCTCACCCTGCCGAGCGGCGAGATGGCACTGATCGTCCCTGAGGAATGCCGGGAGAGCGCGGCCGTGTGGGGCTGGGCGCAGGAGATGCTCGCGGGCAATGGCCCGATCCGGCAGGTCATTCCGGTCGACGTGCGCCAGTCGATGGCGAACGGCGGCGGCCCTGCCTGTCTGCGGCTCAGGGTGGTGTGCGATCCGGCGACGGTCGACCCGCGCTTCCTGCTCGATGAGGCCAAGGCCTACCTGCTGGAGCGCGTCATCGCCGCGCATTGGCCCGAGCAGATCGATCCGTCCGATCTTGGGTCACCCGCGCTGGCGGACAGCGTGATTGCAGCCCGGCTCGCCCTGCTGGAGGCGCTCGATCTGGCACAGCTTGGTTAACGCGTTTGGCGCCCGGCCCGCGCAGGCGTAAGGTTACCCCGATATTAAAGGCGACTCAGCCCCCGGGCCGGTCGCAGACGGTCGGGAGGCGCCATGCTGCGCAAGCTGGGACGGTTGTTCGTGATCAAGACGCGCTTCGAGGCGTTCCTGATCATCTACGCACTCGCCCTCGGCTCGAGCGCGCGCGGGATGGTCTATCTGCACGAATATCCCGGCTTCGGCGGCAAGCTGCTGTTCCTCGCGACGACCGGCGCGGTGTTCCTGGCGGGGGCGAAGATTCTCGATTGCCTGAAGCTCGAGAAGGAAGTGGCCGAATTCCGGGCAGCTCAAGTCCGCAGCGAATAGGGCGAGCCGCCGCCGCGCGCCGGCCCGCCCCTCTCTTCAGATCAGCGCCTTGCGGAAGATGACCTTGTCGTCGCCGGTCGTATAGTAGTCGCGGATGCGCGCTTCCCGCTCGTAGCCGAGCATGTCGTAGAAGCGGCGCGTGCGCCGGAACTCCGGCGTCCCCGAGGTTTCGACGAGCAGCACCCGGGCGCCCTGCCTGCGCAATTCACCCTCGATGTGGCGCATCAGGGCCGTGCCGATCCCCTGCCCATGGGCACCGGGATCGACGCAGATCAGAAGCGTGTTCCACGTGCCCTCGGTCAGCGGTTCGGGCACGGTAAAGGCAACACCTTGAGCGACCCCGTCGCACGCAGCGACGATCCAGCGCTGGGTTTCGCCGTCTCCGGCAAAATAGGCCGCTGTCATCCCTTCGAGCATTTCGGAGGGAAACATGGCGTTGGCGTCGACCAAACAGGAAACGTGCGCGAGATCGCCGCGCGCGAGCGGGCGAATGACAATATGAGGCATGGAGATATCTTTCGGTAGATTGTGACTACGAGGAACCGATCGTCAGCGCATGGCGCGCTGCCGCCGGTTCGTGCAGATGCCGACCTGTCGGAAGGTCAGCGGATGGTTGCAATCGTAGTCAAAAAATCTCCGAGTACGGGTGGGGGATTCTGTTGCTACGCTCCCCCGGGCGCCCGGTTTCCGATTCTGTTACCCGGTTCGGTCCGAACCGTGCTCGTAGCTTTGTAAATTCAGGCCGCTAGGCCGTCACATTACGCAGCGAGAGCAAGTGCTTCGTTGTCGTTGGCACTTATGGGTTTTGAGCCTTTAACGGGTTACTCAGCCCGGACGAAAACTACGCTTTTCAACACACGTCGATCCTGGTTCGGCCCCGTCAGGAGTTGCGGCCAATCTTCGCTGACCGCCCCTTCTGGTGGAGCCGCCGGGTACTGCCCCCGGGTCCGTTGCGTCTATTGCACGCAGCAGTTTATCGTCATAGCCGGCCGAAACCGGCGAGACCCCATATAGCGATCGCCAGCTTAATGTGAAGTGAGCGGCGGCGCTTACTTCTTCAGCGCGTCGCGGATCTCGATCAGCAGGTCCAC encodes:
- a CDS encoding GNAT family N-acetyltransferase; translated protein: MPHIVIRPLARGDLAHVSCLVDANAMFPSEMLEGMTAAYFAGDGETQRWIVAACDGVAQGVAFTVPEPLTEGTWNTLLICVDPGAHGQGIGTALMRHIEGELRRQGARVLLVETSGTPEFRRTRRFYDMLGYEREARIRDYYTTGDDKVIFRKALI
- a CDS encoding arginine N-succinyltransferase → MTFRLRAARPADLEALYEMAKLTGGGFTNLPPDRAALRTKLERAEAAFARDGDTLGDELFVLVLENARTGAVRGTCQLMSQVGQRWPFYSYRLNTLTQYSQELDRTVRAELLSLVTDLEGSSEVGGLFLHPNERAGGLGLLLARSRYLFVAMHRPRFAERILAELRGIIDERGGSPFWEGVAGRFFGMNFQDADYFNAIHGNQFIADLMPKHPVYVAMLSEDARSVIGIPHPTGRAAMRMLEDEGFRFENYVDIFDGGPTMVARTDNVTSVRNSSEARVTALDVAEGERAILATGRLGTFRACFGARVLDSEGGIAIDSASADLLDVRAGDMVWSVAR
- a CDS encoding hydrolase, whose product is MDGTMGTIDPAAMLAQVRAWSAINTGTSNLAGLAEQADALAEAFAVLPGTVEQVDPAPVTAIAADGTAFDKPHGRHLVVRVRPQANRRILLTGHMDTVFPADHPFQHQRWLDGETLNGPGVADMKGGIAVMLHALMAFEATPGASALGYDVLINSDEETGSLASAALIAELAAGKMAALTYEPAALPDGTLAHERGGTGNYSITITGKSAHAGRNPHEGRNAIVAAADLILRLKALETPEITINPAKLEGGSANNVVPDHAVLRFNIRPRSVEAGAAFDHALDHLLIDIQAAHEVATRRHGGVTRPPKKVDAAAQRLFDLVRACGAELGQDIRWQSTGGVCDGNNIAACGVPVVDTMGVRGGAIHSPDEYLIVPSLAERAALSARVITRLSQGALN
- a CDS encoding N-succinylarginine dihydrolase, translated to MLTEINFDGIVGPSHNYAGLSLGNIASASHAGDPSYPRAAALQGVAKMRGNLGRLGVQGFLLPLPRPNRALEAALALDGTEPAQLRAVPWSASSMWTANAATVSPAPDTADGRCHLTPANLVTMLHRAQEWPDTQAQLKIAFADTRHFAIHDAVPPTFGDEGAANHMRLCESHEAPGVEVFVYGRPGGRFPARQHEQASRLVARAHGLAPERTVFIEQNPEAIAAGAFHNDVVAVANGRVLFTHDMAFADQQGAYAAIRAAFPALEVVEVPSSAVSLEEAIRTYLFNAQLLTLPSGEMALIVPEECRESAAVWGWAQEMLAGNGPIRQVIPVDVRQSMANGGGPACLRLRVVCDPATVDPRFLLDEAKAYLLERVIAAHWPEQIDPSDLGSPALADSVIAARLALLEALDLAQLG